A window of the Streptomyces griseochromogenes genome harbors these coding sequences:
- the hrpA gene encoding ATP-dependent RNA helicase HrpA — MSTHPAPALGTLATRLTELSLRDAHRLGRRLEGARKIRKPEAQAAVLAEIEAEIGKASARMDERRSRVPAVIYPEQLPVSQKKDRIAEAIRDHQVVIVAGETGSGKTTQIPKICMELGRGVRGMIGHTQPRRIAARTVAERVADELKTPLGEAVGWKVRFTDQVNPDATFVKLMTDGILLAEIQTDRELRAYDTIIIDEAHERSLNIDFLLGYLAQLLPKRPDLKVVITSATIDPERFSRHFGDAPIIEVSGRTYPVEVRYRPLLEEDSEDADRDQITAITDAVEELMAEGKGDILVFLSGEREIRDTADALTKKQYRFTEVLPLYARLSHAEQHRVFQPHTGRRIVLATNVAETSLTVPGIKYVIDPGFARISRYSHRTKVQRLPIEPVSQASANQRKGRCGRTSDGICIRLYSEDDFLARPEFTDAEILRTNLASVILQMTAAGLGDIEKFPFIDPPDHRNIRDGVQLLQELHALDPAQKDPRKRLTDTGRKLAQLPVDPRLARMVLEADKNGCVREVMVIAAALSIQDPRERPADKQAQADQQHARFKDETSDFLAYLNLWRYVREQQKERGSSSFRRMCKQEYLNFLRIREWQDIYTQLRTVAKQMGMHLEEPSAGTDAPSDRVHISLLAGLLSHVGMKDVKDGNKNEYLGARSAKFAVFPGSALFRKQPRFLMSAELVETSRLWARVNAKIEPEWVEPLAGHLLKRTYSEPHWEKDQAAVMAYEKVTLYGVPIVAQRKVNYGRIDPEVSRELFIRNALVEGDWRTHHKFYADNRKLLSEVEELEHRARRRDIVVDDDTLFDFYDQRVPGHVVSGAHFDSWWKHRRHEQPDFLDFEREMLIRESAEAVTKADYPDSWRQGPLKFRVTYQFEPGADADGVTVHIPLQVLNQVTDEGFDWQIPGLREEVVTELIRSLPKPIRRHYVPAPNYAKAFLERAVPLQEPLTVTMTRELKRTVGVPFEADDFDWAKVPDHLKITFRIVDERRRKLAEDKDLEALKLRLKPKARKALSQAAAATASREGGESLERKGLTDWTIGTLTRVFETRRAGQPVKAYPALVDDGDTVSVRLFDTEAEQAEAMWKGTRRLILRNIPVNPAKFASEKLTNAQKLALSANPHGSVQALVDDCAMAAADKLIGDFGGPVWDEESFRKLYDKVRAEIVDTTVRTVGQVQQVLAAWQACERRLKATKSPALLANLTDVRGQLDALVKPGFVTWAGIRRLPDLMRYLVAADRRLQQMPTGVQRDTTRMEKVHEMQDEYAWLLEQLPQGRPVPSSVLDIRWMIEELRVSYFAHALGTAYPVSDKRIVKAIDAAVP; from the coding sequence ATGTCTACGCATCCAGCCCCCGCCCTCGGCACCCTCGCCACCCGTCTGACCGAACTGTCGCTGCGCGACGCGCACCGGCTCGGCAGGCGGCTCGAGGGCGCGCGCAAGATCCGTAAGCCGGAGGCCCAGGCCGCCGTCCTCGCCGAGATCGAGGCCGAGATCGGCAAGGCCTCGGCACGTATGGACGAGCGGCGCTCCCGTGTGCCCGCCGTCATCTACCCGGAGCAGCTCCCGGTCAGCCAGAAGAAGGACCGGATCGCCGAGGCCATCCGCGATCACCAGGTCGTCATCGTGGCCGGTGAGACCGGCTCCGGCAAGACCACGCAGATCCCCAAGATCTGTATGGAGCTGGGGCGCGGCGTCCGCGGCATGATCGGGCACACCCAGCCCCGCCGTATCGCCGCCCGGACCGTCGCCGAGCGCGTCGCCGACGAGCTGAAGACGCCCCTCGGCGAGGCCGTCGGCTGGAAGGTCCGCTTCACCGACCAGGTGAACCCGGACGCCACCTTCGTCAAGCTGATGACGGACGGCATCCTGCTCGCCGAGATCCAGACCGACCGCGAGCTGCGCGCCTACGACACGATCATCATCGATGAGGCCCACGAGCGGTCCCTCAACATCGACTTCCTGCTCGGGTACCTGGCCCAGCTGCTGCCGAAGCGGCCGGATCTGAAGGTCGTGATCACTTCCGCGACCATCGACCCCGAGCGCTTCTCCCGGCACTTCGGCGACGCCCCGATCATCGAGGTCAGCGGCCGCACCTATCCCGTCGAGGTCCGCTACCGGCCGCTCCTCGAAGAGGACTCCGAGGACGCCGACCGGGACCAGATCACCGCGATCACCGACGCCGTCGAGGAGCTGATGGCGGAGGGGAAGGGCGACATCCTCGTCTTCCTCTCCGGCGAGCGGGAGATCCGGGACACCGCGGACGCGCTCACGAAGAAGCAGTACCGGTTCACCGAGGTGCTGCCGCTGTACGCCCGGCTCTCGCACGCCGAGCAGCACCGGGTCTTCCAGCCGCACACCGGACGCAGGATCGTTCTGGCGACCAACGTCGCCGAGACCTCCCTGACCGTCCCCGGCATCAAGTACGTCATCGACCCCGGCTTCGCCCGGATCAGCCGCTACAGCCACCGCACCAAGGTCCAGCGGCTGCCCATCGAGCCGGTCTCCCAGGCCAGCGCCAACCAGCGCAAGGGCCGCTGCGGCCGTACGTCCGACGGCATCTGCATCCGGCTGTACAGCGAGGACGACTTCCTCGCCCGGCCGGAGTTCACCGACGCCGAGATCCTGCGCACGAACCTCGCCTCCGTCATCCTCCAGATGACCGCGGCCGGCCTCGGCGACATCGAGAAGTTCCCCTTCATCGACCCGCCGGACCACCGCAACATCCGCGACGGCGTGCAGTTGCTGCAGGAGCTGCACGCGCTGGACCCGGCCCAGAAGGACCCGCGCAAGCGCCTCACCGACACCGGCCGCAAGCTGGCCCAGCTGCCCGTCGACCCCCGGCTGGCCCGCATGGTCCTGGAGGCAGACAAGAACGGCTGCGTGCGCGAGGTCATGGTGATCGCGGCCGCGCTGTCCATCCAGGACCCGCGCGAGCGCCCGGCGGACAAGCAGGCCCAGGCCGATCAGCAGCACGCCCGCTTCAAGGACGAGACGAGCGACTTCCTCGCCTACCTGAACCTGTGGCGGTACGTCCGCGAGCAGCAGAAGGAGCGCGGATCGTCGTCCTTCCGCCGGATGTGCAAGCAGGAGTACCTGAACTTCCTGCGCATTCGCGAATGGCAGGACATCTACACCCAGCTGCGCACGGTCGCGAAGCAGATGGGAATGCACCTGGAGGAGCCTTCGGCGGGTACCGACGCCCCCTCCGACCGCGTCCACATCTCGCTCCTGGCCGGCCTCCTCTCCCACGTCGGGATGAAGGACGTGAAGGACGGCAACAAGAACGAGTACCTCGGCGCCCGCAGCGCCAAGTTCGCGGTCTTCCCGGGCTCGGCGCTGTTCCGTAAACAGCCCCGGTTCCTGATGTCCGCCGAACTCGTGGAGACCTCCCGCCTCTGGGCCCGGGTCAACGCGAAGATCGAGCCGGAGTGGGTCGAACCGCTGGCCGGACACCTCCTGAAGCGGACGTACAGCGAACCGCACTGGGAGAAGGACCAGGCCGCCGTGATGGCGTACGAGAAGGTGACGCTGTACGGCGTCCCGATCGTCGCCCAGCGGAAGGTGAACTACGGCCGGATCGACCCGGAGGTCTCCAGGGAGCTGTTCATCCGCAACGCCCTGGTCGAGGGCGACTGGCGCACGCACCACAAGTTCTACGCGGACAACCGCAAGCTGCTCAGCGAGGTCGAGGAGCTGGAGCACCGCGCCCGGCGCCGGGACATCGTCGTCGACGACGACACGCTCTTCGACTTCTACGACCAGCGGGTGCCCGGACACGTGGTCTCCGGTGCCCATTTCGACTCCTGGTGGAAGCACAGGCGGCACGAGCAGCCCGACTTCCTGGACTTCGAGCGGGAGATGCTCATCCGCGAGTCGGCGGAGGCGGTCACCAAGGCCGACTACCCGGACTCGTGGCGGCAGGGTCCGCTCAAGTTCCGGGTGACGTACCAGTTCGAGCCGGGCGCGGACGCCGACGGCGTGACCGTCCACATCCCGCTCCAGGTGCTCAACCAGGTCACGGACGAGGGCTTCGACTGGCAGATCCCGGGCCTGCGCGAGGAGGTGGTGACGGAGCTGATCCGTTCCCTCCCGAAGCCGATCCGCCGTCACTACGTGCCCGCGCCGAACTACGCGAAGGCGTTCCTGGAGCGCGCCGTGCCGCTGCAGGAGCCGCTGACGGTGACGATGACGCGCGAGCTGAAGCGCACGGTCGGCGTCCCCTTCGAGGCGGACGACTTCGACTGGGCGAAGGTCCCCGACCATCTGAAGATCACCTTCCGTATCGTCGACGAGCGGCGCCGGAAGCTGGCCGAGGACAAGGACCTGGAGGCGCTGAAGCTGCGGCTGAAGCCCAAGGCGCGCAAGGCCCTGTCCCAGGCCGCGGCCGCGACCGCATCCCGCGAGGGCGGCGAGTCCCTGGAGCGCAAGGGCCTCACCGACTGGACGATCGGCACGCTCACCCGGGTCTTCGAGACGCGCCGGGCCGGGCAGCCGGTGAAGGCGTACCCGGCGCTGGTGGACGACGGCGACACGGTCTCGGTCCGCCTCTTCGACACGGAGGCCGAGCAGGCGGAAGCCATGTGGAAGGGCACCCGGCGCCTCATCCTGCGCAACATCCCGGTGAACCCGGCGAAGTTCGCATCCGAGAAGCTGACCAACGCCCAGAAGCTGGCGCTCTCCGCCAACCCGCACGGCTCCGTCCAGGCCCTCGTCGACGACTGCGCGATGGCCGCGGCCGACAAGCTGATCGGGGACTTCGGCGGGCCGGTGTGGGACGAGGAGTCGTTCCGGAAGCTGTACGACAAGGTGCGCGCGGAGATCGTCGACACGACGGTCCGTACGGTCGGGCAGGTGCAGCAGGTCCTGGCGGCCTGGCAGGCCTGTGAGCGCCGTCTGAAGGCCACGAAGAGCCCCGCCCTCCTGGCGAACCTGACGGACGTCCGGGGGCAGCTGGACGCCCTGGTGAAGCCCGGATTCGTGACGTGGGCGGGCATACGACGCCTGCCCGACCTGATGCGCTACCTGGTGGCCGCCGACCGGCGCCTGCAGCAGATGCCGACCGGCGTCCAGCGGGACACCACGCGCATGGAGAAGGTCCACGAGATGCAGGACGAGTACGCCTGGCTCCTGGAACAGCTGCCGCAGGGCCGGCCGGTGCCGTCCTCGGTCCTGGACATCCGCTGGATGATCGAGGAGCTCCGGGTCAGCTATTTCGCGCACGCGCTCGGCACGGCGTACCCGGTCTCCGACAAGCGGATCGTGAAGGCGATCGACGCCGCCGTACCGTAA
- a CDS encoding DUF6274 family protein, producing the protein MTASARHETRALLRAHLAAASSYRHLTRHCPICHHLLRLAMATGPRPPEPGGEVVEVIDVVEVMDVVQSAEVVEVIESEASRSA; encoded by the coding sequence ATGACGGCATCGGCCAGGCACGAGACGCGGGCGCTGCTGAGGGCGCATCTGGCGGCCGCCTCGTCCTACCGGCACCTCACCCGCCACTGCCCGATATGTCATCACCTGCTGCGACTGGCGATGGCCACCGGCCCTCGCCCCCCGGAGCCGGGCGGCGAGGTCGTCGAGGTCATCGACGTCGTGGAGGTCATGGACGTCGTGCAGAGCGCAGAGGTCGTCGAGGTCATCGAGAGCGAAGCCTCCCGAAGCGCGTGA
- the bldC gene encoding developmental transcriptional regulator BldC yields the protein MTARTPDAEPLLTPAEVATMFRVDPKTVTRWAKAGKLTSIRTLGGHRRYREAEVRALLAGIPQQRSEA from the coding sequence ATGACCGCTCGCACCCCTGATGCCGAGCCGCTGCTGACCCCGGCTGAGGTCGCCACGATGTTCCGCGTGGACCCGAAGACGGTCACGCGGTGGGCGAAGGCCGGCAAGCTCACTTCGATCCGCACGCTCGGCGGGCACCGCCGCTACCGCGAGGCCGAGGTCCGCGCTCTGCTCGCGGGCATCCCGCAGCAGCGCAGCGAGGCCTGA
- a CDS encoding Leu/Phe/Val dehydrogenase produces the protein MTDVTGAPADVLHTLFQSDQGGHEQVVLCQDRASGLKAVIAIHSTALGPALGGTRFYPYATEAEAVADALNLARGMSYKNAMAGLGHGGGKAVIIGDPERDKTEELLLAYGRMVASLGGRYVTACDVGTYVADMDVVARECRWTTGRSPENGGAGDSSVLTAFGVYQGMRASAQHLWGDPSLRGRKVGIAGVGKVGHHLVRHLRDEGAEVVITDVRADAVQRILGQYPEGVSAVADTDALIRVEGLDIYAPCALGGALNDDTVQVLTAQVVCGAANNQLAHPGVEKDLADRGILYAPDYVVNAGGVIQVADELHGFDFDRCKAKAAKIFDTTLAIFARAKEDGIPPAAAADRIAEQRMAEARAAR, from the coding sequence GTGACCGACGTAACCGGCGCACCTGCTGATGTCCTGCACACCCTGTTCCAGTCGGACCAGGGCGGCCACGAGCAGGTCGTGCTCTGCCAGGATCGCGCCAGCGGTCTCAAGGCCGTCATCGCCATCCACTCCACCGCCCTGGGCCCGGCCCTCGGCGGAACGCGCTTCTACCCGTACGCGACCGAGGCCGAGGCCGTCGCCGACGCCCTCAACCTCGCGCGCGGGATGTCGTACAAGAACGCCATGGCCGGTCTAGGCCACGGCGGCGGCAAGGCCGTGATCATCGGCGACCCGGAGCGCGACAAGACCGAGGAGCTGCTGCTCGCCTACGGGCGCATGGTGGCCTCGCTCGGCGGGCGCTACGTCACCGCGTGCGACGTCGGCACGTACGTCGCCGACATGGACGTCGTGGCCCGCGAGTGCCGCTGGACCACCGGCCGCTCCCCCGAGAACGGCGGGGCCGGCGACTCCTCCGTGCTCACCGCCTTCGGCGTCTACCAGGGCATGCGCGCCTCCGCCCAGCATCTGTGGGGCGACCCCTCGCTGCGCGGCCGCAAGGTCGGCATCGCCGGCGTCGGCAAGGTCGGCCACCACCTGGTGCGCCACCTGCGCGACGAGGGCGCCGAGGTCGTCATCACGGACGTGCGCGCGGACGCCGTGCAGCGGATCCTCGGGCAGTACCCCGAGGGCGTGTCGGCCGTCGCCGACACCGACGCGCTGATCCGGGTGGAGGGGCTGGACATCTACGCCCCCTGCGCCCTCGGCGGCGCGCTGAACGACGACACCGTGCAGGTGCTCACCGCCCAGGTGGTGTGCGGCGCCGCCAACAACCAGCTCGCCCACCCGGGTGTGGAGAAGGACCTCGCGGACCGCGGGATCCTCTACGCGCCGGACTACGTGGTGAACGCCGGCGGGGTCATCCAGGTGGCCGACGAGCTGCACGGGTTCGACTTCGACCGGTGCAAGGCGAAGGCGGCGAAGATCTTCGACACCACGTTGGCCATATTCGCACGTGCGAAGGAAGACGGCATTCCGCCGGCCGCCGCGGCCGACCGGATCGCCGAGCAGCGCATGGCCGAGGCCCGCGCGGCGCGCTGA
- a CDS encoding DUF3073 domain-containing protein: MGRGRAKAKQTKVARQLKYNSGGTDLSRLANELGASTSSQPPNGEPFEDDEQDEDDLYSRYADLYEDDDEDEDEGPSQHRRGA, from the coding sequence ATGGGGCGCGGCCGGGCCAAGGCCAAGCAGACAAAGGTCGCCCGCCAGCTGAAGTACAACAGCGGTGGGACTGACCTGTCACGTCTGGCCAATGAACTGGGCGCATCGACTTCGAGCCAGCCGCCGAACGGCGAGCCGTTCGAGGATGATGAGCAGGACGAGGACGATCTTTACTCTCGGTACGCCGACCTCTATGAGGACGACGACGAGGACGAGGACGAAGGTCCCTCACAACACCGTCGCGGCGCTTGA
- the purM gene encoding phosphoribosylformylglycinamidine cyclo-ligase, whose protein sequence is MSETTGASYAAAGVDIEAGDRAVELMKEWVKKTQRPEVLGGLGGFAGLFDASALKRYERPLLASATDGVGTKVDIARRMGVYDTIGHDLVAMVMDDIVVCGAEPLFMTDYICVGKVHPERVAAIVKGIAEGCVLAGCALVGGETAEHPGLLGEDDFDVAGAGTGVVEAHRLLGADRIRKGDAVIAMAASGLHSNGYSLVRHVLLDRAGLALDAEVADLGRSLGEELLEPTKIYSLDCLALTRTTDVHAFSHITGGGLAANLARVIPDELHATVDRATWTPGAIFDLVGRTGDVERLELEKTLNMGVGMIAIVPEESTDVALATLADRGVDAWVAGEISERGDKETGAELVGDYAV, encoded by the coding sequence ATGTCTGAGACAACTGGTGCCAGCTACGCAGCGGCGGGCGTCGACATCGAGGCGGGCGACCGCGCCGTCGAGCTGATGAAGGAGTGGGTGAAGAAGACCCAGCGCCCCGAGGTCCTCGGCGGCCTCGGCGGCTTCGCCGGCCTCTTCGACGCCTCCGCCCTCAAGCGCTACGAGCGCCCGCTGCTCGCCTCCGCCACGGACGGCGTCGGCACGAAGGTCGACATCGCGCGCCGCATGGGCGTCTACGACACCATCGGCCACGACCTGGTCGCCATGGTCATGGACGACATCGTCGTGTGCGGTGCCGAGCCGCTGTTCATGACCGACTACATCTGCGTCGGCAAGGTCCACCCCGAGCGGGTCGCCGCGATCGTCAAGGGCATCGCGGAGGGCTGCGTGCTGGCCGGCTGCGCCCTGGTGGGCGGCGAGACGGCCGAGCACCCGGGTCTGCTCGGCGAGGACGACTTCGACGTCGCCGGCGCCGGTACGGGCGTCGTGGAGGCTCACCGGCTGCTGGGCGCGGATCGTATCCGTAAGGGTGACGCGGTGATCGCCATGGCGGCCTCCGGGCTTCACTCGAACGGGTACTCCCTGGTCCGCCACGTGCTGCTGGACCGGGCCGGCCTGGCCCTGGACGCGGAGGTCGCGGACCTCGGCCGCAGCCTCGGCGAGGAGCTGCTGGAGCCCACGAAGATCTACTCGCTGGACTGCCTGGCGCTGACCCGCACCACCGACGTGCACGCGTTCAGCCACATCACCGGCGGCGGACTCGCGGCCAACCTGGCCCGGGTCATCCCCGACGAGCTGCACGCCACCGTCGACCGGGCCACCTGGACCCCGGGCGCGATCTTCGACCTGGTCGGCAGGACCGGCGACGTCGAGCGCCTGGAGCTGGAGAAGACCCTGAACATGGGCGTCGGCATGATCGCGATCGTGCCGGAGGAGTCCACCGACGTCGCCCTCGCCACCCTGGCCGACCGCGGGGTCGACGCGTGGGTCGCGGGCGAGATCAGCGAGCGCGGAGACAAGGAGACCGGCGCGGAGCTGGTCGGGGACTACGCGGTCTGA
- the purF gene encoding amidophosphoribosyltransferase: MPRGDGRLNHDLLPGEKGPQDACGVFGVWAPGEEVAKLTYFGLYALQHRGQESAGIAVSNGSQILVFKDMGLVSQVFDETSLGSLQGHIAVGHARYSTTGASVWENAQPTFRATAHGSIALGHNGNLVNTAQLAEMVAELPKDTNGRSARVAATNDTDLLTALLAAQVDEDGKPLTIEEAAHAVLPKVRGAFSLVFMDEHTLYAARDPQGIRPLVLGRLERGWVVASETAALDITGASFVREIEPGEFVAIDENGLRTSRFADAKPKGCVFEYVYLARPDTDIAGRNVYLSRVEMGRRLAKEAPAEADLVIATPESGTPAAIGYAEASGIPFGAGLVKNAYVGRTFIQPSQTIRQIGIRLKLNPLKEVIKGKRLVVVDDSIVRGNTQRALVRMLREAGAAEVHIRISSPPVKWPCFFGIDFATRAELIANGMSIDEIGTSLGADSLAYISIDGMIEATTIAKPNLCRACFDGEYPMELPDPELLGKQLLETELAAGPAATAAADAIRRP, encoded by the coding sequence GTGCCACGTGGTGACGGTCGACTCAATCACGATCTGCTCCCCGGCGAGAAAGGCCCCCAGGACGCGTGTGGCGTCTTCGGTGTCTGGGCTCCGGGCGAAGAGGTCGCAAAGCTCACGTACTTCGGGCTCTACGCCCTCCAGCACCGGGGTCAGGAATCCGCGGGAATCGCGGTCAGCAACGGCTCCCAGATCCTCGTCTTCAAGGACATGGGACTGGTCTCCCAGGTCTTCGACGAGACCTCTCTCGGTTCGCTCCAGGGTCATATCGCGGTCGGACACGCCCGCTACTCGACCACCGGTGCCTCCGTGTGGGAGAACGCCCAGCCGACGTTCCGCGCCACCGCGCACGGTTCCATCGCGCTCGGCCACAACGGCAACCTGGTGAACACGGCGCAGCTCGCCGAGATGGTCGCCGAACTGCCGAAGGACACCAACGGCCGGTCCGCCCGGGTCGCGGCCACCAACGACACCGACCTGCTGACGGCCCTGCTGGCCGCCCAGGTCGACGAGGACGGCAAGCCGCTGACCATCGAGGAGGCCGCGCACGCGGTGCTCCCGAAGGTGCGGGGCGCCTTCTCGCTCGTCTTCATGGACGAGCACACCCTCTACGCCGCCCGTGACCCGCAGGGCATCCGCCCGCTGGTCCTCGGCCGCCTGGAGCGCGGCTGGGTGGTCGCCTCCGAGACCGCCGCCCTGGACATCACCGGCGCCAGCTTCGTGCGGGAGATCGAGCCGGGCGAGTTCGTCGCCATCGACGAGAACGGCCTGCGAACGTCCCGATTCGCGGACGCGAAGCCCAAGGGCTGTGTCTTCGAGTACGTGTATCTGGCCCGTCCGGACACCGACATCGCCGGCCGGAACGTGTACCTCTCCCGGGTCGAGATGGGCCGCCGCCTGGCCAAGGAGGCCCCTGCCGAGGCCGACCTGGTCATAGCGACCCCGGAGTCCGGCACTCCGGCGGCCATCGGCTACGCGGAGGCGTCCGGCATCCCCTTCGGCGCCGGCCTGGTGAAGAACGCCTATGTCGGGCGCACCTTCATCCAGCCCTCGCAGACCATCCGCCAGATCGGCATCCGCCTGAAGCTGAACCCGCTGAAGGAAGTCATCAAGGGCAAGCGCCTGGTCGTCGTGGACGACTCGATCGTGCGCGGCAACACCCAGCGGGCGCTCGTGCGGATGCTGCGCGAAGCCGGCGCGGCCGAGGTCCACATCCGGATCTCCTCGCCGCCCGTGAAGTGGCCCTGCTTCTTCGGCATCGACTTCGCCACCCGTGCCGAGCTCATCGCCAACGGCATGAGCATCGACGAGATCGGCACCTCGCTCGGCGCCGACTCCCTGGCCTACATCTCCATCGACGGCATGATCGAGGCGACCACGATCGCCAAGCCGAACCTGTGCCGCGCCTGCTTCGACGGCGAGTACCCGATGGAGCTGCCGGACCCCGAGCTGCTCGGCAAGCAGCTCCTGGAGACCGAGCTCGCCGCCGGTCCGGCAGCCACGGCCGCGGCCGACGCGATCCGTCGCCCGTAA
- a CDS encoding META domain-containing protein — protein MNRHKQHMILTAVAVLVPLTLACGSARSGETARPVTGVDWRVDGLTAADGTTRDAPAAAHLRIDTDGKAAGNLGCNQFGARATVHGDRITFGDLRTTRMACDQDRMDFERALARTLTTGTLTARSDDGKLTLTDGDGDRVDLSRHAPE, from the coding sequence ATGAACCGGCACAAGCAGCACATGATCCTGACGGCGGTCGCGGTGCTCGTCCCGCTCACACTGGCCTGTGGCAGTGCCCGGAGCGGGGAGACCGCGCGGCCGGTGACCGGTGTCGACTGGCGGGTGGACGGCCTCACCGCCGCCGACGGCACCACCCGGGACGCGCCCGCCGCCGCACACCTGCGGATCGACACGGACGGGAAGGCGGCCGGCAACCTCGGCTGCAACCAGTTCGGCGCCCGGGCCACCGTGCACGGCGACCGGATCACCTTCGGCGACCTGCGCACCACCAGGATGGCCTGCGACCAGGACCGGATGGACTTCGAGCGGGCCCTGGCCCGCACCCTGACCACCGGCACGCTCACCGCAAGGTCCGATGACGGGAAACTGACGCTGACCGACGGCGACGGCGACCGGGTCGATCTCAGCCGACACGCACCCGAATGA